CAATGCGGCAGATGGTTAGCTTTACGCTCAAGGGTGCGGGTCATGAAGTGTGTGAAGCGTCAGATGGCGCGGAGGCCTTGAAAATGGCAAAAGCAGAGTCGGGGGTTGATTTAGTAATCTCCGATATCAATATGCCGAACATGGACGGCATTGCACTGATAAAAGAGCTACGGCAACTCCCTGATTTCAAATTTACACCGATTTTGATGTTAACTACCGAGTCGGGTGCTGATAAAAAATCTGAAGGTAAAGCGGCGGGTGCAACAGGTTGGATCGTTAAACCATTTAATCCCGACCAGCTGCTGGCCACAATCGGTAAAGTGTTGTAAGCCGCGCAGTGTTTCACCGGGATGCACTTATGCCAATCGTGGGTAAACGCAGATTGTGTCCACGAAAACCTCAAAAAGAGTGATCGACTATGACAATAGATCTCTCCCAGTTTCATCAGGTATTTTACGAGGAAAGCTACGAGGGGCTGGATATTATGGAATCCGCCCTGATGGAACTTGACCTCGAAAATATCGACAGCGAAACCATCAACGCCATTTTTCGTGCGGCTCACTCCATCAAAGGTGGCAGTGCGACCTTTGGTTTTTCGTCGGTTTCCGAGTTCACCCACGACCTTGAAACCATTCTCGATCAGGTAAGAGCCGGGACTCGTAAGTTTCGCCGTGGCGACGTGGATCTGTGTTTGCAATCGGTAGATTGTATGCGGGAGATGTTGCAATTGCTCCAGTCTGGCGAAGCGGGCGTAACGCCGAAATCTCAGGAGCTCAAACAAAAATTTGGAGCAATG
The DNA window shown above is from Alteromonadaceae bacterium 2753L.S.0a.02 and carries:
- a CDS encoding two-component system chemotaxis response regulator CheY; this translates as MAKILAVDDSASMRQMVSFTLKGAGHEVCEASDGAEALKMAKAESGVDLVISDINMPNMDGIALIKELRQLPDFKFTPILMLTTESGADKKSEGKAAGATGWIVKPFNPDQLLATIGKVL